In a genomic window of Erigeron canadensis isolate Cc75 chromosome 5, C_canadensis_v1, whole genome shotgun sequence:
- the LOC122601562 gene encoding sodium/calcium exchanger NCL2-like, with protein MSDFVARFPSYFAFILLLLSANVASRHLHYNDAKLVSDGVSDGGANSTQVEESFLHLKGMDSYEEQCNHMYGFLPCSSNLLGHICLLMIYEFLLYHAESFAGGDGRIFRVFGTNYLVSCFSQLLDALPDSAVLLASGLSTSEEKAQEYVITGAGMLAGSSILLLTLLWGVCFIYSQKEFYVKPKANVLSRVRKAKVKSQVIQQLLIDSGVLTDKETKYHAKVLFCSLIPFIFILLPRIVGLSYSSRGYKYVLLVSLVVSVLCVSFYFCYQYHQNPRIIQNRRREYAELEQKVEMNIPFYEVEALMLEREKIFIKREEEMEEELKNLTKISDKLTIEKFNDIFKKWIECTRLRMDDPSYFEESDMEYNQVFELLHENKKNLIDQISSMLERVKQDVAQDGARDGTQDKPEIYSLIQIMKTNKSGYITPGELKNIIKKVNDKELLVDDGIAEIMMRHLHPDEKGNINIFKFITGVSKLLESHKLENQSHSNNQKTQKYLSGEAKKKEKEKFWAIIWLLVGIGMLCGLAEPLVESVRELSESLKIGPFYLNFILVPLATNIRTIFAAIRAAKKKRHRTMSVTFSEIYHKVFMNNIVGFFVIVAVIFFRGLTWHFSAELLVVILVCIIMGLLGSFRTKFPNWTLFIVVPLYPLSLLVVYLVNDAFQFP; from the exons ATGAGCGACTTTGTTGCAAGATTTCCATCCTACTTTGCTTTCATTCTTTTGCTATTATCCGCTAACGTTGCCAGTCGTCATTTGCATTACAATGATGCTAAGTTAGTGTCTGATGGTGTTAGTGACGGTGGTGCTAATTCTACTCAAGTGGAAGAATCATTCCTACATCTCAAAGGCATGGATTCATACGAGGAGCAGTGTAATCATATGTATGGTTTTTTACCATGTTCAAGCAATCTTCTAGGTCATATCTGCCTCCTTATGATATATGAGTTCCTATTATATCACGCCGAATCCTTTGCTGGTGGTGATGGGCGGATTTTTCGTGTTTTTGGCACAAACTATTTGGTTTCATGTTTTTCTCAGCTTCTTGATGCTCTTCCAGATTCTGCAGTTCTTCTTG CATCGGGACTATCAACTAGTGAAGAAAAAGCTCAAGAATATGTTATAACGGGTGCTGGGATGCTAGCTGGATCCTCAATATTACTTCTCACTCTATTGTGGGGAGTATGCTTCATTTATAGCCAGAAGGAATTCTATGTAAAACCCAAGGCTAATGTACTGAGTCGAGTGAGAAAGGCTAAAGTAAAAAGTCAAGTGATACAACAATTATTAATAG ATTCTGGTGTTCTTACGGATAAGGAAACCAAATATCATGCCAAAGTTTTGTTCTGTTCACTCATACCATTTATATTCATCCTATTGCCGAGGATAGTTGGTTTATCGTATTCTAGTCGAGGATACAAATATGTCCTCCTTGTGTCTCTTGTTGTTTCAGTATTATGCGTATCTTTTTACTTCTGCTATCAG TATCATCAAAATCCACGAATAATACAGAATAGGAGACGAGAGTATGCAGAACTTGAACAAAAAGTTGAAATGAATATACCGTTTTATGAAGTAGAAGCACTTATGCTGGAGAGGGAGAAGATTTTCATTAAAAGGGAAGAAGAAATGGAGGAGGAGTTGAAAAATCTTACGAAAATATCGGACAAATTGACCATAGAGAAATTCaatgatatatttaaaaagtggATAGAATGTACGAGACTTAGGATGGATGATCCATCTTATTTTGAAGAATCAGATATGGAATACAATCAG GTTTTTGAACTGTtgcatgaaaataaaaaaaatttgatagaTCAAATATCTTCCATGTTAGAACGTGTGAAACAAGATGTAGCACAAGACGGAGCACGGGATGGAACACAAGATAAACCGGAAATATATAG TCTCATCCAAATAATGAAAACCAACAAGAGTGGATATATTACTCCAGGCGAACTGAAAAACATCATCAAGAAAGTCAACGATAAGGAGTTACTGGTGGATGACGGGATAGCAGAGATCATGATGAGACATTTACATCCTGATGAAAAAGgaaatatcaatatatttaaattcataACCGGAGTTTCAAAATTGCTTGAGTCACATAAATTAGAAAATCAGTCACATAGCAATAACCAa AAAACTCAAAAGTACCTTTCGGGTGAGgcaaagaagaaggaaaaagaaaagttcTGGGCAATTATATGGTTACTTGTCGGAATCGGTATGCTATGTGGCTTGGCTGAGCCTTTGGTGGAGAGTGTTAGAGAATTATCAGAATCTCTAAAAATAGGGCCTTTCTATTTAAATTTCATCTTGGTTCCTTTGGCTACAAATATTAGAACAATTTTTGCAGCCATTAGAGCTGCAAAAAAGAAGAGACATCGAACAATGTCCGTAACTTTCTCTGAG ATATACCACAAAGTTTTCATGAACAACATTGTGGGATTTTTTGTTATTGTCGCGGTCATATTCTTTCGTGGCCTGACATGGCATTTCTCAGCCGAGCTTTTAGTTGTGATCCTCGTTTGCATCATAATGGGGCTTCTTGGAAGTTTCAGAACCAAGTTCCCAAACTGGACATTGTTCATTGTTGTCCCTCTCTATCCTCTATCTCTGTTGGTTGTTTACCTTGTCAACGATGCTTTTCAATTTCCGTGA
- the LOC122601560 gene encoding sodium/calcium exchanger NCL2-like: protein MTKLVASFASNFAFILLLLSGNVASRHLYYDDSMLVSGGVIDGVAEESFLRLKGVDSYEEQCSHMYGFLPCSSNLLGHICLLMIYEFLLYHAESFAGGDGRIFRVFGKNPWVSYFSQLLDALPDSLILLVTGLSTSEEKAQDYVVTGAGMLAGSSILLLSFLWGACFTCSRKELYVEPKANENNEVIESKVNATVSYVRSKVIQLLTGSGVLTDMETKYHAKVLFYSLIPFIVVLLPSVFGLSYSSPEYKIVLLVSLVVAVLCVFFYFRYQYYHPRIIQNRRREYAEVEQKIEMNIPFYEVEALILDRDKNFMIMEREMEKKLIGNPEESNEKFTKKKFYDDFKVWIEDTRQLMDNPPSSDKSQMEYNQVLKLLHENKNYFKEQISRMLKRVKRDVTQDGVLEGAQNGEQDIAQDIYSFFQNMDTDKNGSITTDELKNFIMKVNDKKLLVDDGIAEIMMRHLDTDRNGNIDKLEFRTGISKLLKLHNSKNPSKSSNQETHRSAEAKAKKNEEKAKKNEETAKKNERIQAVIWLLVGIGMLCGLAEPLVESVRELSESLRIGPFYLWFILVPWATNIRTVFAAIRAARQKRHQTISVIFSEIYHKVFMNNIVGFIVIVTVIYFRGLTWHFSAELLVVIIVCIIMGLLGSFKTKFPNWTLLVVFPLYPLSLLVVYLVNDAFQFP, encoded by the exons ATGACTAAACTTGTTGCAAGTTTTGCATCCAACTTTGCTTTCATTCTCTTGCTATTATCTGGTAACGTAGCCAGTCGTCATTTGTATTACGATGATTCCATGCTGGTGTCAGGTGGTGTTATTGATGGCGTTGCTGAAGAATCATTTCTACGTCTCAAAGGCGTGGATTCATACGAGGAGCAGTGTAGTCATATGTATGGTTTTTTACCATGTTCAAGCAATCTTCTAGGTCATATCTGCCTCCTTATGATATATGAGTTCCTATTATATCATGCTGAATCCTTCGCCGGCGGGGATGGGCGAATTTTTCGTGTTTTTGGCAAAAACCCTTGGGTTTCATATTTTTCTCAGCTTCTTGATGCCCTTCCAGATTCTTTAATTCTTCTTG TAACGGGCCTATCGACTAGCGAAGAAAAAGCTCAAGATTATGTTGTAACGGGTGCTGGAATGCTAGCTGGATCGTCAATATTGCTTCTCTCTTTTTTGTGGGGAGCATGCTTCACCTGTAGCCGGAAGGAATTATATGTGGAACCCAAGGCTAATGAAAACAATGAAGTGATAGAGTCTAAAGTAAATGCGACAGTGTCTTATGTAAGAAGTAAAGTGATACAACTATTAACAG GTTCTGGCGTTCTTACAGATATGGAAACCAAATATCATGCCAAAGTTTTGTTCTATTCACTCATACCCTTTATAGTCGTCCTATTGCCGAGTGTATTTGGTTTATCGTATTCCAGTCCAGAATACAAAATTGTCCTCCTTGTGTCTCTTGTTGTTGCAGTTTTATGCGTATTTTTTTACTTCCGCTATCAG TATTATCATCCACGAATAATACAGAATAGAAGACGGGAGTATGCAGAAGTTGAACAAAAAATTGAAATGAATATACCGTTTTATGAAGTAGAAGCACTTATACTGGACAGGGATAAAAATTTCATGATTATGGAAAGAGAAATGGAGAAAAAGCTGATAGGCAATCCTGAGGAATCTAATGAAAAATTTACTAAGAAGAAATTCTATGATGACTTTAAAGTCTGGATAGAAGACACGAGACAATTGATGGATAATCCGCCGTCTTCTGATAAATCACAGATGGAATACAATCAG gTTTTGAAACTGTTGCATGAAAATAAGAACTATTTTAAAGAACAAATATCTCGCATGTTAAAACGAGTTAAACGAGATGTAACACAAGATGGAGTACTAGAGGGAGCACAAAACGGAGAACAAGACATAGCACAAGATATATATAG TTTCTTCCAAAATATGGATACCGACAAGAATGGATCTATTACGACAGATGAACTGAAAAACTTCATCATGAAAGTCAACGATAAGAAGTTACTGGTGGATGATGGGATAGCAGAGATCATGATGAGACATTTAGACACAGATAGAAATGGAAATATTGATAAACTTGAATTCAGAACCGGAATTTCAAAATTGCTCAAGTTACATAACTCGAAAAATCCATCAAAGAGCAGTAACCAA GAAACTCACCGTTCGGCTGAAGCAAAGGcgaagaaaaatgaagaaaaagcaaagaaaaatgaagaaactGCGAAGAAAAACGAAAGGATTCAGGCAGTCATATGGTTGCTTGTCGGAATCGGTATGCTATGTGGCTTGGCTGAGCCGTTGGTGGAGAGTGTTAGAGAATTATCAGAATCTCTAAGGATAGGGCCTTTTTATTTATGGTTCATCTTAGTTCCTTGGGCTACAAACATTAGAACAGTGTTTGCAGCCATTAGAGCTGCAAGACAGAAGAGACATCAAACAATATCTGTGATTTTCTCTGAG ATATACCACAAAGTTTTCATGAATAACATCGTGGGATTTATTGTTATTGTCACGGTCATATACTTCCGTGGCCTAACATGGCATTTCTCGGCTGAGCTTCTAGTTGTGATCATCGTTTGCATCATAATGGGGCTTCTTGGGAGTTTCAAAACCAAGTTCCCAAACTGGACATTGCTCGTTGTTTTCCCTCTCTATCCACTATCTCTATTGGTGGTTTACCTTGTCAACGATGCTTTTCAGTTTCCGTGA